One region of Oryza sativa Japonica Group chromosome 5, ASM3414082v1 genomic DNA includes:
- the LOC4337868 gene encoding uncharacterized protein isoform X2, whose translation MKFGPPLLRQTWQKLVDCIDCAADASVVGAVNEGIDVAASIVPAVQRPWVMVSVNDDCRDLHFRKAEFDPEDCPPDCSKPCEKVCPADAILLERVMIEEEHSQSDPSCGKLEGGVITERCYGCGRCLSVCPYDRIRAMSYVRDPAMTAELLKRNDVDAIEIHTTGKGTDMFNTLWSNLGESINNVKLIAVSLPDVGDSTVNLMNAIYTTMQSHLQGYNLWQLDGRPMSGDIGRGATRETVSFAVHLSSMSNRPPGFYQLAGGTNSYTIESLKKAGLFQSTTFPGAATSGVTDCQQAFIGGIAYGGYARKIVGRVLRKIPAQFGHARIEDHPDYLLEALQEALSLVGPVKGYPTLPSL comes from the exons atgaaatttggtccGCCTCTCCTTCGGCAGACCTGGCAAAAACTTG TGGATTGCATTGATTGTGCAGCAGACGCATCTGTGGTGGGTGCAGTGAATGAAGGTATTGATGTAGCAGCCTCaattgtgccagcagttcaaaGGCCATGGGTGATGGTTAGTGTTAATGACGATTGCAGAGATCTTCATTTCCGTAAAGCTG AATTTGATCCTGAGGATTGCCCACCAGATTGCTCAAAGCCATGTGAGAAAGTCTGTCCTGCTGATGCAATATTGTTAGAGAGGGTTATGATTGAGGAAGAGCACTCTCAGTCTGATCCTTCATGTGGAAAACTTGAG GGTGGTGTAATTACGGAGCGGTGCTACGGCTGTGGACGATGCTTGTCGGTTTGCCCTTATGACAGAATAA GAGCTATGTCGTATGTTCGAGATCCTGCTATGACTGCTGAACTGTTGAAAAGGAATGATGTTGATGCAATAGAGATACATACCACTGGAAA GGGAACTGATATGTTCAATACCCTCTGGAGCAACTTGGGTGAGTCAATCAATAATGTGAAGCTGATTGCA GTCAGCCTGCCTGATGTTGGCGATTCAACAGTTAATTTAATGAATGCAATATACACAACAATGCAGTCCCATCTTCAAGGCTATAATCTTTGGCAG TTAGATGGCCGGCCGATGAGTGGCGACATAGGCCGAGGTGCAACGAGGGAAACAGTATCCTTTGCTGTTCATTTGTCTTCAATGTCAAATAGGCCTCCTG GCTTCTATCAGTTGGCTGGTGGCACCAACTCATACACCATAGAATCCCTAAAGAAAGCTGGTCTTTTCCAATCTACAACTTTTCCTG GGGCAGCAACCTCTGGAGTGACTGATTGTCAGCAAGCCTTTATTGGAGGGATAGCTTATGGCGGCTATGCTCGCAAG ATTGTTGGAAGAGTTCTACGCAAAATACCGGCACAATTTGGCCATGCACGCATTGAGGACCACCCAGATTATCTCCTGGAAGCATTACAAGAAGCTCTATCACTAGTCGGGCCTGTGAAAGGTTACCCAACCTTGCCAAGTCTCTGA